Proteins encoded by one window of Bradyrhizobium sp. B097:
- a CDS encoding SDR family oxidoreductase has protein sequence MSVSGNEGQCALVTGASGGIGLELARVLAANRFSLVLLARSRDKLQELARELKADHGTKVTIVAADLSEPAAPQAVFDSLKDAGVRVDLLVNNAGILLEGRVSAIGLDDQLRLLQVNVVAMTALTRLFLAPMLERNSGRILNVASVAAFMPVPNLAVYAASKAYVLSFGEALSQELSGSKITLTTLCPGVTDTGMVHGTNLGNMPSMMIMDAKTVAQEGYRACMAGKPVHVAGLANELAVQWIKYQPSWLLRAIGGVFGKAAPPN, from the coding sequence ATGTCGGTGAGCGGAAATGAAGGTCAATGCGCGCTGGTGACCGGCGCATCGGGCGGCATTGGGCTCGAGCTCGCGCGCGTGCTCGCGGCCAATCGCTTCAGCCTTGTGCTGCTGGCGCGCAGCCGCGACAAGCTGCAGGAGCTCGCCCGCGAGCTCAAGGCCGATCATGGCACCAAGGTGACCATCGTTGCCGCCGATCTGAGCGAGCCGGCGGCGCCGCAGGCGGTGTTCGATTCGCTGAAGGACGCCGGCGTGCGGGTCGACCTCTTGGTGAACAACGCCGGCATCTTGCTCGAAGGACGCGTCAGCGCAATCGGCCTCGATGACCAGTTGCGGCTGCTGCAGGTCAATGTCGTCGCCATGACGGCATTGACTCGTCTCTTCCTCGCGCCGATGCTCGAGCGCAACAGTGGACGGATCCTGAATGTTGCGTCAGTCGCGGCGTTCATGCCGGTGCCAAACCTTGCGGTCTACGCCGCGTCGAAGGCCTATGTGCTGTCGTTCGGCGAGGCGTTGTCCCAGGAATTGAGCGGCAGCAAGATCACGCTGACGACGTTATGTCCCGGCGTGACGGATACCGGGATGGTCCACGGCACCAATCTCGGCAACATGCCGAGCATGATGATCATGGATGCGAAGACCGTCGCACAGGAGGGCTACCGCGCCTGCATGGCGGGAAAGCCGGTACATGTCGCAGGACTTGCCAACGAGCTGGCGGTCCAATGGATCAAGTATCAGCCGAGTTGGCTGTTGCGGGCCATCGGCGGGGTGTTCGGAAAGGCCGCACCGCCGAACTGA
- a CDS encoding cysteine hydrolase family protein — MNFAPRRDPAAEPLTPLGSSERNRWLVSDSRADLVRQPAAPRPVTLRTDGKVISIDLARSAIIIVDMQNDFCHPDGWLAHIGVDIAPARAPIEPLRRLLPVLRDCRLPVIWVNWGNRPDRLNLSPALLHVYKPSGAGVGLGDALPRSGAKVLERGSWSAAVVEELAVGSSDIEVAKYRMSGFQDTELDSILRNLGVTTLMFAGVNADQCVLCTLQDANFRGYDCLLLQDCTATTSPDYCLAATLYNVRQCFGFVVKSDEVLSELSQVHCSGGETS, encoded by the coding sequence ATGAACTTCGCTCCCCGCCGTGACCCGGCCGCCGAACCGCTGACGCCGTTGGGCTCGAGCGAGCGCAACCGCTGGCTGGTGTCGGACAGCCGCGCCGATTTGGTGCGACAGCCGGCCGCGCCGCGCCCGGTTACGCTCCGGACCGACGGCAAGGTGATTTCGATCGACCTTGCGCGCAGCGCAATCATCATCGTCGATATGCAGAATGATTTCTGCCATCCGGACGGTTGGCTGGCCCATATCGGGGTCGACATTGCGCCGGCGCGTGCACCCATCGAACCGTTACGGCGCCTGCTGCCGGTGCTGCGCGATTGCCGACTGCCGGTGATCTGGGTCAACTGGGGTAACCGGCCCGACCGGCTCAATCTCAGCCCGGCATTGCTGCATGTCTACAAGCCGAGCGGCGCCGGCGTCGGGCTCGGCGACGCGCTGCCGCGCTCCGGGGCGAAAGTGCTGGAACGTGGCAGCTGGTCTGCCGCCGTCGTCGAGGAACTCGCCGTCGGCTCCTCCGATATCGAGGTCGCAAAATACCGGATGTCGGGTTTCCAGGATACCGAGCTCGACAGCATTCTGCGCAATCTCGGCGTCACGACGCTGATGTTTGCCGGCGTCAATGCCGACCAGTGCGTGCTGTGCACGCTGCAGGACGCCAATTTCCGCGGCTACGATTGCCTGCTGCTGCAGGATTGCACGGCCACGACGTCGCCGGACTATTGCCTTGCCGCCACGCTTTACAACGTTCGTCAGTGCTTTGGCTTTGTCGTCAAATCGGACGAGGTCCTGTCCGAGCTCAGCCAGGTGCACTGCAGCGGGGGCGAGACATCGTGA
- a CDS encoding RidA family protein — MSFRALSPPAIRPPFARYSHGIVVPAGHRLVFTSGQLGIAGDDETVPPDSEAQSDLCFANIAAILAEDRMTLADIVRLNAYVTAREHMQGYMRSRDRHFPGTPPSSTLMIVSGFSRPEFLVEIEAVAAAPNPS; from the coding sequence ATGAGCTTCCGCGCGCTTTCCCCTCCTGCAATTCGTCCCCCGTTCGCACGATACAGCCACGGCATCGTCGTGCCGGCCGGACACCGCCTCGTGTTCACGTCCGGGCAGCTCGGCATCGCTGGCGACGACGAGACGGTCCCGCCGGACAGCGAGGCGCAGTCCGATCTCTGTTTTGCGAACATCGCAGCAATCCTCGCCGAAGATCGGATGACACTGGCGGACATTGTTCGGCTCAACGCCTATGTGACGGCCCGCGAGCACATGCAGGGCTACATGCGGTCGCGTGACCGGCACTTTCCCGGGACGCCGCCGTCCTCGACCCTGATGATCGTGTCCGGCTTCAGCCGGCCGGAATTCCTGGTCGAGATCGAAGCGGTCGCGGCCGCGCCGAACCCGAGCTAG
- a CDS encoding alpha/beta fold hydrolase, whose product MLAGRCTVARALLDHQQRTLLMGRDEQTVEPPSLALLAAEGRGFLDIPALLAVAAPLLATAPRGQRHPVMVLPGLGADDRSTLAIRSFLEFLGYQVHGWGRGRNVRAPDADLSAVVARVIELERQGGSKVSLVGWSRGGIIAREVARQIPTAVRMVITLGSPFAAPGASNVRAIWRLLTGQKYESPTAERISRLAQPIPVPTTSIYTRTDGVVAWRACLEQEGGERENVEVNTTHIGLGFHAPALWVIADRLAQPTGSWKPFRPPPQVAIWFPATARRD is encoded by the coding sequence GTGCTCGCCGGGCGATGCACAGTTGCAAGGGCTCTTCTTGACCATCAACAACGGACGTTACTCATGGGACGTGACGAGCAGACCGTCGAACCACCCTCGCTCGCTCTGCTTGCCGCGGAAGGGCGCGGCTTTCTCGACATCCCGGCGCTGCTTGCCGTGGCGGCGCCGCTTCTGGCGACCGCGCCGCGGGGGCAGCGGCATCCGGTCATGGTTCTGCCTGGGCTCGGCGCCGATGACCGGTCGACGTTGGCCATACGCTCATTCCTCGAGTTCCTCGGTTATCAGGTTCATGGATGGGGCCGCGGCCGCAATGTGCGCGCGCCGGACGCGGACCTTTCCGCCGTGGTGGCGCGGGTCATCGAACTCGAAAGGCAGGGCGGCTCGAAGGTCAGTCTGGTCGGCTGGAGCCGCGGCGGCATCATCGCGCGAGAGGTTGCGCGGCAGATCCCCACGGCGGTGCGGATGGTCATCACGCTCGGCAGTCCGTTCGCGGCTCCGGGTGCGAGCAATGTCCGCGCGATCTGGCGGCTTCTGACCGGCCAGAAATATGAGTCGCCGACCGCCGAGCGGATCAGCCGCCTCGCGCAACCGATTCCCGTGCCGACAACATCGATCTATACCCGCACCGATGGAGTGGTGGCGTGGCGCGCCTGCCTGGAGCAGGAGGGTGGGGAGCGCGAAAACGTCGAAGTGAACACGACGCATATCGGGCTTGGCTTTCACGCGCCGGCGCTGTGGGTGATTGCCGATCGCCTCGCCCAGCCGACGGGCAGCTGGAAGCCGTTTCGACCGCCTCCGCAGGTCGCGATCTGGTTTCCGGCAACGGCGCGTCGCGATTGA
- a CDS encoding FAD-binding oxidoreductase, with translation MTVISDHKVVRRRSRDFFWYSPILNDLLNDKSADLIVVPRDERDVLRLAAACARHRVPLTVRAGGTGNYGQAVPLQGGVLLDITALSAIEWTAPGAIRVGAGAKLNAIDAELQPTGWELRMHPSTKRTATIGGFVAGGSGGIGSVTYGGLREPGNIQAARVVTVEETPRIIELRGEAAQKINRAYGTTGIITALEMPLAPAWRWIDVVVCFDDFLDAVAVGYEAALADGITKKLLSPVSWPLPSYFGALRPCVAEGQSILIAMIAEPSLESFKSLLGRRGTITLETPTDDSPGQVPLYEYTWNHTTLQVLKSDRTVTYLQCLYPHDALMEKVAEMRALFPDEVLQHLEFIRFGGRVTCSGLPVVRYRGAERLNEIIRMHEERGVFIANPHVYTVEDGSRYKRADADQLGFKREVDPHNLLNPGKMRSFVAAGP, from the coding sequence ATGACGGTGATCAGCGACCACAAGGTGGTGCGGCGCCGTTCGCGTGACTTCTTCTGGTACAGCCCCATCCTGAATGATCTGCTGAATGATAAATCAGCGGACCTGATCGTCGTCCCGCGGGACGAGCGCGACGTCCTTCGGCTCGCCGCGGCCTGCGCGCGCCATCGCGTGCCGCTGACAGTCCGCGCCGGCGGTACGGGAAACTATGGTCAGGCCGTGCCGCTCCAGGGCGGCGTGCTGCTGGATATCACGGCGTTGTCAGCCATTGAATGGACGGCGCCCGGAGCGATACGGGTTGGCGCGGGCGCCAAGCTCAATGCCATCGACGCCGAGCTGCAGCCGACGGGCTGGGAACTGCGCATGCATCCGTCCACCAAGCGCACGGCGACGATCGGTGGCTTTGTTGCCGGCGGCTCCGGCGGCATCGGATCCGTGACGTATGGCGGATTGCGCGAACCGGGCAATATCCAGGCGGCGCGGGTCGTCACCGTCGAGGAAACGCCCCGGATCATCGAATTGCGCGGCGAGGCGGCACAAAAGATCAACCGCGCCTATGGCACCACCGGTATCATCACGGCACTGGAAATGCCGCTGGCTCCAGCCTGGCGCTGGATCGACGTCGTTGTCTGCTTCGACGACTTCCTGGATGCGGTGGCGGTCGGCTACGAGGCAGCTCTTGCCGATGGCATCACGAAGAAGTTGCTGTCGCCGGTCAGCTGGCCGCTTCCCTCCTACTTCGGTGCGTTGAGACCATGCGTGGCCGAGGGACAGAGCATCCTGATCGCGATGATCGCCGAGCCGTCGCTCGAAAGCTTTAAATCGCTGCTCGGTCGTCGCGGGACCATCACGCTGGAGACCCCGACCGACGACAGCCCGGGCCAGGTGCCGCTCTACGAATACACCTGGAATCACACCACGCTGCAGGTCCTGAAGTCCGATCGCACCGTCACCTATCTGCAATGTCTCTATCCGCATGATGCCCTGATGGAGAAAGTTGCCGAGATGAGGGCGCTGTTTCCCGATGAGGTGCTGCAACATCTCGAGTTCATCCGCTTTGGCGGCCGGGTCACCTGCAGCGGCTTGCCGGTCGTTCGCTACCGCGGCGCTGAACGGCTGAACGAGATCATCCGGATGCATGAGGAGCGCGGCGTTTTCATCGCCAATCCGCACGTCTACACGGTCGAGGACGGCAGCCGCTACAAGCGCGCCGACGCCGATCAACTGGGCTTCAAGCGCGAGGTCGATCCGCACAATCTGCTCAATCCCGGCAAGATGCGGAGTTTCGTCGCTGCCGGGCCGTGA
- a CDS encoding creatininase family protein → MAVKSRWWWDLSTRDFAELDGERAVAILPVGAVEQHGPHLPVKVDAAIGWGIVTRAVELMRPDCPALVLPPLPYGKSDEHLAFPGTLTLSYETLGKVWSEIGESVYRAGIRKILFLNSHGGQPQLLEIVCRDLRVRLGMFAATAMWPQLIDMTDLFDADEIRHGIHGGQIETSAMLHLAPDSVVMSRAENFEPATTRIARDFEMLGLEGVVKFGWQTQDLHPKGACGDATRATAELGRVVVERAAARLVALVDEIARYPLAAVATRTAFDRAGPI, encoded by the coding sequence ATGGCAGTCAAATCTCGCTGGTGGTGGGATCTCTCGACACGTGACTTTGCCGAACTCGATGGCGAACGAGCGGTCGCGATCCTTCCGGTCGGCGCCGTCGAGCAGCATGGACCGCATCTGCCGGTCAAGGTCGATGCGGCGATCGGATGGGGGATCGTGACCCGCGCGGTCGAGTTGATGCGCCCCGATTGTCCCGCGCTTGTGCTTCCGCCGTTGCCGTACGGCAAGTCCGACGAGCACCTGGCTTTTCCGGGCACGCTGACGCTCTCGTATGAAACGCTTGGGAAAGTGTGGTCCGAGATCGGAGAGTCGGTGTACCGCGCCGGGATCCGCAAGATCCTGTTCCTGAACTCGCATGGCGGTCAGCCGCAGCTGCTCGAGATCGTTTGCCGCGACCTTCGCGTCCGCTTGGGCATGTTCGCGGCGACGGCGATGTGGCCGCAACTGATCGACATGACCGATCTGTTCGACGCGGACGAGATCCGTCACGGGATTCACGGCGGCCAGATCGAGACCAGCGCGATGTTGCATTTGGCGCCGGACTCCGTGGTGATGAGCCGGGCCGAAAACTTCGAGCCCGCGACGACACGGATCGCGCGCGATTTCGAGATGCTGGGGCTCGAAGGCGTCGTCAAATTCGGCTGGCAGACCCAGGATCTCCACCCCAAGGGTGCCTGCGGCGATGCCACCAGGGCTACCGCCGAGCTCGGCAGGGTGGTGGTCGAGCGCGCGGCCGCGCGCCTGGTCGCGCTCGTCGACGAGATTGCCCGATATCCGCTGGCCGCGGTTGCGACCCGCACCGCGTTTGATCGGGCCGGGCCGATCTGA
- a CDS encoding cupin domain-containing protein codes for MAFGIAQLAKAKAFRISPNDTNYFAILFDHTTDQIDNIFVIEIFRPGGATPPNEHAIAHEFFHVLHGEGLASCDGRTVPIRKGDSLLLHPGSEHVIENTGAGKLYTLTVMTPNEGFAELIRGGEPAELDAEDLRVLQGHQA; via the coding sequence ATGGCATTCGGTATCGCGCAACTTGCCAAGGCCAAGGCCTTTCGCATCTCGCCGAACGACACGAACTACTTCGCAATCCTGTTCGATCATACGACCGATCAAATAGACAACATCTTCGTCATCGAGATTTTCCGGCCCGGCGGCGCCACGCCGCCGAACGAGCACGCCATTGCGCATGAGTTCTTCCACGTCCTGCACGGCGAAGGACTTGCCAGCTGTGACGGCAGGACGGTGCCGATCCGGAAGGGCGATTCGCTGCTGCTGCATCCAGGCTCCGAGCACGTGATCGAGAATACCGGTGCCGGCAAGCTCTACACGCTCACGGTGATGACGCCGAACGAGGGATTTGCGGAGCTGATCCGTGGCGGCGAGCCGGCCGAGCTCGATGCGGAGGATCTTCGCGTGCTGCAGGGGCACCAGGCATGA
- a CDS encoding LysR family transcriptional regulator, whose amino-acid sequence MLHSRLLSYIDEVARTGSIRKAANHLNVAASAISRQILALETQLGTPIFQRLPKKLILTAAGEVLIGHIRQTLKELTRAQAKIEELKGLRRGEITVAMMSGLASNLVPGTVKEFRLANPRVKLNLTLFNTGTEIQSAVANGEADLGIGFDFAKDANLKLLARAVAKLGGVMAPDHPLAKRASIRLNDCVDFPIIIADTSSAIRPYLDAAFTRAALDLRPIIETNSIEIMRHAAILDNGITFLTPFDIEFERRAGRLAYVPVRELTSDAQALMLIGHERGSSAIASVLAEMLKAMMQDTIL is encoded by the coding sequence ATGCTGCACAGCCGCCTCCTGAGCTACATCGACGAGGTCGCGCGGACCGGGTCGATCCGCAAGGCGGCAAACCACCTCAACGTCGCAGCCTCCGCCATCAGCCGCCAGATCCTCGCCCTCGAAACGCAACTGGGCACCCCGATCTTCCAGCGTCTGCCGAAGAAGCTGATCCTGACCGCCGCGGGCGAAGTCCTGATCGGGCACATCCGGCAGACGCTGAAGGAGTTGACGCGGGCTCAGGCAAAGATCGAGGAACTCAAGGGACTGCGCCGCGGCGAGATTACGGTCGCGATGATGAGCGGGCTCGCCTCCAACCTCGTACCGGGCACGGTGAAGGAATTCCGCCTCGCCAACCCCCGCGTCAAGCTGAACCTGACGCTCTTCAATACCGGGACAGAGATCCAATCGGCGGTCGCAAATGGAGAGGCCGATCTCGGGATCGGCTTCGATTTCGCCAAAGATGCGAACCTGAAGTTGCTCGCGCGCGCGGTCGCCAAGCTTGGCGGGGTCATGGCCCCGGACCATCCATTGGCGAAACGCGCCAGTATTCGTCTCAACGACTGTGTCGACTTTCCGATTATCATTGCTGACACCAGCAGCGCGATACGACCCTACCTCGACGCCGCTTTCACCAGGGCCGCGCTGGATCTCCGGCCGATCATCGAGACGAATTCCATCGAGATCATGAGGCACGCCGCAATCCTGGACAACGGCATCACGTTCCTCACTCCGTTCGACATCGAGTTCGAACGCCGGGCGGGGCGGCTGGCTTACGTTCCGGTTCGCGAACTCACCAGTGATGCCCAGGCGCTGATGCTGATCGGTCACGAGCGCGGCAGCAGCGCCATTGCGAGTGTTCTCGCCGAGATGCTCAAGGCCATGATGCAGGATACAATCTTGTAG
- a CDS encoding NAD(P)H-dependent oxidoreductase, producing the protein MRVLYVYCHPLADSFHAALRGEALAGLAEAGHAVDLLDLYAEGFDPILTAERRRDYHDPVRNRHNNQAYADRLMAADAIVVQFPTWSFGPPAMLNGWFDRMFGPGIALDLSDPARARPMLHHIRRISGIATYGRPRWQAIAMADPPRKLIKRYLPWFTGAKATTRYLALYHMNVATPAKRAHFLARVRREMRRF; encoded by the coding sequence ATGCGCGTCCTCTATGTCTACTGCCATCCGCTTGCCGACAGCTTCCACGCCGCGCTCCGTGGGGAAGCGCTGGCCGGGCTCGCCGAAGCCGGCCACGCCGTTGATCTGCTCGATCTCTATGCGGAGGGGTTCGATCCGATCCTGACGGCCGAACGTCGGCGCGACTACCATGATCCCGTGCGCAACCGGCACAACAATCAGGCCTACGCCGACCGCCTGATGGCGGCCGACGCGATCGTGGTACAGTTTCCGACCTGGTCGTTCGGGCCGCCGGCCATGCTCAACGGCTGGTTCGATCGCATGTTCGGCCCCGGCATCGCGCTCGATCTGTCCGATCCCGCGCGGGCGCGGCCGATGCTGCATCACATTCGCCGCATCTCCGGCATTGCGACCTACGGCCGCCCGCGCTGGCAGGCGATTGCGATGGCCGATCCGCCGCGCAAGCTCATCAAGCGATATCTGCCGTGGTTCACCGGGGCAAAGGCGACGACGCGCTATCTCGCGCTCTATCACATGAACGTTGCCACGCCGGCCAAGCGTGCGCACTTTCTGGCCAGGGTCAGGCGCGAAATGCGCCGGTTCTAG
- a CDS encoding LysR family transcriptional regulator has translation MSAKLEPRRLHYFMEVLNSGSVRGAAGALGMDASAVSRALGLLEKEYGSRLLERRGRGVAPTDAGQLLAAYLHRQQGERQALLAQMDSIRKVESGHIDLVTGEGYVDWLAKSCLCRFMQTHPKITISLDIGSTDEIVQQVVGERAHIGVLFNPPRDDRLRSHHSQPHPIRAVVPRGHPLTQLGRPLKLADLAPYPGAAMHPNFGLRQHVQAAEISEGVRLNFAFTTASFDALAHYVTAGLGYALASRLAMTEADAAKVVALPMKNALLHRGRTHVVSRQGRTLSPAAMQLLRMMVGEMRSPGSSAR, from the coding sequence ATGAGCGCCAAGCTGGAGCCGCGTCGACTGCACTATTTCATGGAGGTGCTCAATAGCGGCTCCGTGCGCGGCGCCGCTGGTGCGCTTGGCATGGATGCCTCGGCGGTCAGCCGGGCGCTCGGCCTGCTCGAGAAGGAATATGGCTCGCGCCTGCTCGAACGGCGGGGCCGCGGCGTTGCGCCAACCGACGCCGGCCAGCTGCTGGCCGCCTACCTGCACCGCCAGCAGGGCGAACGACAGGCGTTGCTCGCGCAGATGGACAGCATCCGCAAGGTCGAGTCGGGTCATATCGATCTCGTGACGGGTGAAGGCTATGTCGACTGGCTGGCCAAGAGCTGCCTGTGCCGCTTCATGCAAACCCACCCGAAGATCACGATCAGCCTCGACATCGGAAGCACCGACGAGATCGTCCAGCAAGTCGTCGGAGAACGCGCGCATATCGGTGTCCTGTTCAATCCGCCTCGCGACGATCGACTGCGCTCGCACCATTCGCAGCCGCATCCGATCAGGGCCGTGGTGCCGCGCGGGCATCCGCTGACCCAGCTCGGTCGGCCGCTCAAGCTCGCCGACCTCGCACCCTACCCGGGAGCCGCAATGCATCCGAATTTCGGCCTGCGCCAGCATGTCCAGGCCGCCGAGATCAGCGAAGGCGTCCGCCTCAATTTCGCGTTTACGACCGCCTCGTTCGATGCGCTCGCCCATTACGTGACCGCCGGACTTGGCTATGCGCTGGCATCGCGCCTCGCGATGACGGAGGCCGATGCCGCCAAGGTGGTGGCGCTGCCGATGAAGAACGCGCTGCTGCATCGTGGCCGCACCCATGTGGTCTCGCGTCAGGGACGTACGTTGTCGCCTGCCGCGATGCAGCTGCTGCGGATGATGGTCGGCGAGATGCGATCACCGGGAAGCAGTGCGCGGTAG